A region of Myxococcus stipitatus DSM 14675 DNA encodes the following proteins:
- a CDS encoding flagellar hook-length control protein — MLWGLWVVAPVAGAADGYAMTWQKRGHSQGVDLIGCMDCNPYTGDMPCTAALPILCIREDGSAVPPGVSPDFYNGWAEGNVATTLPVLGVTLTSLALANKVCTSAFGDGWRMAQFHHPQGGWNWYAYGNVRTDKRFWVYIRDQPANCWNP, encoded by the coding sequence ATGCTGTGGGGGCTATGGGTGGTCGCGCCCGTGGCGGGAGCCGCGGATGGCTATGCGATGACGTGGCAGAAGAGAGGCCATTCCCAGGGGGTGGACCTCATCGGCTGCATGGACTGCAATCCCTACACGGGCGACATGCCATGCACCGCGGCGCTGCCCATCCTGTGCATCCGTGAGGACGGCTCGGCGGTGCCTCCCGGGGTGAGCCCGGACTTCTACAATGGCTGGGCGGAGGGGAACGTGGCCACCACGCTGCCCGTGTTGGGGGTGACCCTGACGAGCCTCGCCCTCGCGAACAAGGTATGCACGAGTGCCTTTGGCGATGGGTGGCGGATGGCGCAGTTCCACCATCCCCAGGGTGGGTGGAATTGGTATGCCTACGGCAACGTCCGCACGGACAAGCGCTTCTGGGTCTACATCCGGGACCAGCCCGCCAACTGTTGGAACCCGTAG
- a CDS encoding SMI1/KNR4 family protein, which yields MEELLLRVVPGLAEQWQGATPEEIAQIERIAGRPLPPFYRWFLARMGQSMGPLVYPFLDFSAQRLVSSYAEEVVEPEPRFLLIAYNSSRMMPMHLFYDLDAPTRADAMVTEREAQGHEDDLYDQFETLREMLAWDALYQFRMREMPQQCKGTLSGDHPNLLSLIEPVMSHLGFKQSIATGPYCRLYERADAVMLCKGMPRQGVDQARSFGLGGTSDSALRKILGEIATATPLKVKVDEWAPALT from the coding sequence ATGGAGGAGTTGCTCCTGCGGGTCGTGCCCGGACTCGCAGAGCAATGGCAGGGCGCCACGCCCGAGGAAATTGCTCAAATCGAGCGGATTGCAGGCCGCCCCTTGCCCCCATTCTATCGCTGGTTCCTGGCCCGCATGGGGCAGAGCATGGGACCTCTGGTGTATCCATTCCTCGACTTCTCGGCGCAAAGATTGGTGAGCAGTTACGCCGAGGAAGTGGTCGAACCTGAGCCAAGGTTCCTGCTGATCGCATACAACTCTTCTCGAATGATGCCGATGCACCTGTTCTACGATCTCGACGCGCCGACACGAGCGGACGCAATGGTCACGGAGAGAGAGGCACAAGGCCACGAGGATGATCTGTACGACCAGTTCGAAACCTTGCGCGAGATGTTGGCGTGGGATGCGCTCTACCAATTCCGAATGCGTGAAATGCCACAGCAGTGCAAGGGGACTCTCAGTGGCGACCATCCCAACCTCCTCTCTCTCATCGAACCGGTGATGAGCCACCTTGGATTCAAGCAATCCATCGCCACCGGGCCTTACTGCAGACTCTATGAGCGAGCAGATGCGGTCATGCTCTGTAAAGGGATGCCAAGGCAAGGGGTCGACCAAGCGCGGTCTTTCGGGCTCGGGGGTACCAGCGATAGCGCCCTCAGGAAAATCCTGGGTGAAATCGCAACGGCGACCCCGCTGAAGGTCAAAGTCGACGAATGGGCTCCGGCACTCACGTGA
- a CDS encoding DUF642 domain-containing protein has protein sequence MRVMEWIRGGVVASLGLMLSACGGPESLDAGEPGELGTAEQGINKVTNSGFEAAPPGSYNYTVLTTGATTLTNWVIGGSIKVMNNSYKTPNSGTKSIDLNGYGAGSIEQTIPTVAGNGYTVRFYVALPPGCTGTRTAQLTYGSSVSSVTNSAPGWTVRTYTFTAATSSTLIKLASTSGGVSCGLAVDDFTVDGP, from the coding sequence ATGCGCGTCATGGAATGGATTCGAGGGGGAGTGGTCGCGAGCCTGGGCCTCATGCTGTCGGCCTGTGGCGGCCCCGAGTCGTTGGATGCGGGCGAGCCGGGGGAGTTGGGCACGGCTGAGCAAGGTATCAACAAGGTCACCAACAGCGGCTTCGAGGCCGCGCCGCCCGGAAGCTACAACTACACCGTGCTCACTACGGGGGCGACGACGCTGACCAACTGGGTGATTGGCGGCAGCATCAAGGTGATGAACAACTCGTACAAGACGCCCAACAGCGGGACGAAGTCCATCGACCTGAACGGCTACGGGGCGGGCAGCATCGAGCAGACCATCCCCACCGTGGCGGGCAATGGCTATACGGTGCGCTTCTACGTGGCGCTCCCGCCGGGCTGCACGGGTACGCGCACCGCGCAGCTCACCTACGGCTCCTCCGTCTCGAGTGTCACGAACTCGGCACCGGGCTGGACGGTGCGGACGTACACCTTCACCGCTGCCACCTCCAGCACCCTCATCAAGCTGGCGAGCACGTCGGGTGGCGTGAGCTGCGGTCTCGCCGTCGACGACTTCACCGTCGATGGACCGTGA
- a CDS encoding PAAR-like domain-containing protein produces MTKVSVNAPKTPVTEGSNGIAAATLPNICKMPGPPAPFVPTPLPNIGKSGTDPKGYSQTVMIEGKKVALKGASFGSMGDMASKGTGGGMISSNVEGPTTFAGPGSMNVKIEGKNVQLLGDPMLNNCGPSGSPANSATLMGEIQLPGALLTIVTGKEKCPLCEQVHQSDGELKETSETRADAKALEAVLVAHNQSEAVKKFPPGKNASGRMLGVVRCKCPETYTDHSSATESVFRQIVSERLGSWHAPADGSLNVSEPMRDGETGRTLKGPDGKPLNVTTPRVLAFTRKLCKDLGKEQSLVDAAWNEADLNHRTWCRDPNLRAAYKPGSCAGPKALALALQDKSYVTGMTELWFHRAEESTEGMVEHFRVDLNSKMLTPFGHGESVPPCAACTAILPLMLCTEGKNPEKKCQHKRKT; encoded by the coding sequence ATGACCAAAGTCTCAGTGAATGCCCCCAAGACTCCGGTGACCGAAGGAAGCAACGGCATCGCCGCGGCGACGCTCCCCAACATATGCAAGATGCCTGGCCCCCCGGCCCCGTTCGTGCCGACGCCGCTGCCCAACATCGGCAAGAGCGGAACGGACCCGAAGGGGTACTCCCAAACCGTCATGATCGAAGGCAAGAAGGTAGCCCTCAAGGGCGCCTCCTTCGGATCCATGGGCGACATGGCCAGCAAAGGCACCGGTGGGGGGATGATCTCGTCGAATGTGGAAGGCCCCACGACTTTCGCGGGGCCTGGCTCCATGAACGTGAAGATCGAGGGCAAGAATGTCCAACTCCTCGGCGACCCCATGCTCAACAACTGCGGGCCGAGCGGGAGCCCGGCCAACTCGGCGACCCTGATGGGGGAGATCCAACTGCCCGGCGCGCTTCTCACGATTGTCACGGGAAAAGAGAAGTGCCCTCTGTGCGAACAAGTCCATCAATCGGATGGAGAGCTGAAAGAGACGAGCGAAACGAGAGCTGACGCCAAGGCACTGGAAGCAGTACTCGTCGCACATAATCAGAGCGAGGCAGTCAAGAAGTTCCCCCCGGGGAAAAATGCCTCGGGGAGAATGCTCGGCGTAGTCCGGTGCAAGTGCCCGGAGACGTATACAGACCATTCGAGCGCCACGGAGTCTGTGTTCCGTCAAATCGTCAGCGAAAGACTGGGTAGCTGGCACGCGCCTGCGGATGGGAGCCTGAATGTTTCCGAACCCATGAGGGATGGAGAGACCGGAAGAACCCTGAAGGGCCCAGATGGGAAACCCCTGAACGTAACGACCCCTAGAGTCTTGGCCTTCACCCGGAAACTTTGCAAAGACCTGGGCAAAGAGCAGAGTCTCGTGGACGCGGCATGGAATGAAGCGGACTTGAATCATCGGACTTGGTGCAGGGACCCCAACCTTCGCGCTGCATACAAGCCTGGAAGCTGTGCGGGCCCCAAGGCCCTCGCGCTCGCATTACAGGATAAGTCCTATGTCACTGGCATGACGGAGCTTTGGTTCCACCGAGCAGAGGAGAGCACCGAAGGGATGGTCGAGCACTTCCGAGTGGACCTGAATAGCAAGATGCTCACTCCCTTTGGCCACGGAGAGAGCGTCCCTCCGTGTGCGGCCTGCACTGCCATTCTTCCTTTGATGCTCTGCACCGAAGGCAAGAATCCGGAGAAGAAATGTCAGCACAAGCGCAAGACCTAG
- a CDS encoding DUF2169 family type VI secretion system accessory protein, with protein sequence MWALKNRTAYAAERNWTRDKGGVHWWLVAVKATFNFTPRGRLVLADEQPPPVLMPEYFGEPGLSSLRFDSELLAAKPSTDVLIIAHAHTPQGKPAPTVPVALRIGQFQKILLVHGDRTYNRGVTGLATTRPQLFTQRPIRYEFAFGGCDLSDPDPKKHCIDERNPIGRGFARRMAHIVGKPAHTIEYPSGEPAAKGPAGFGPIDPSWLPRRKLAGTYDARWEQLKKPLLPDDFDPAFALSAPSDQRLHKPLVGGERVELVNMTPDGVLRFDLPRISLKFTTRISTRREQHHARVAMVIVETEEKRVSLVWQSTLRVPAPDADYLDETEIVEEGAAA encoded by the coding sequence ATGTGGGCGCTAAAGAACCGCACAGCCTATGCTGCTGAGCGCAACTGGACGCGTGACAAGGGCGGGGTCCATTGGTGGCTCGTTGCCGTCAAGGCGACATTCAACTTCACGCCAAGGGGACGGCTCGTGCTGGCGGATGAGCAACCGCCCCCTGTTCTGATGCCGGAGTACTTTGGTGAACCCGGCCTTTCGAGTCTTCGATTCGACTCGGAGCTCCTCGCGGCCAAGCCAAGCACGGATGTGCTGATCATCGCTCATGCACACACGCCCCAAGGAAAGCCCGCGCCAACGGTACCGGTTGCGCTCCGGATCGGACAGTTTCAGAAGATCCTACTCGTGCATGGAGATCGCACCTACAACCGGGGGGTGACAGGCTTAGCCACGACCCGGCCACAGTTGTTCACCCAGCGCCCGATTCGGTATGAATTTGCATTCGGAGGCTGCGACCTATCAGACCCGGATCCCAAGAAACATTGTATCGACGAGCGGAACCCCATCGGGCGCGGCTTCGCGCGGCGAATGGCGCACATCGTTGGAAAACCAGCCCACACGATCGAGTACCCCAGCGGAGAGCCCGCAGCCAAGGGTCCAGCGGGGTTCGGCCCTATCGATCCATCCTGGCTACCACGTCGTAAGCTCGCTGGGACGTATGATGCACGGTGGGAACAGTTGAAGAAGCCTCTTCTTCCGGATGACTTCGATCCCGCCTTTGCGCTGAGCGCCCCTTCGGATCAGCGACTCCACAAGCCTCTCGTCGGTGGAGAGCGTGTCGAACTCGTGAACATGACCCCTGACGGGGTCCTGCGCTTCGACCTTCCTCGCATATCGCTCAAATTCACCACTCGCATCAGCACACGGCGCGAGCAGCACCACGCGCGGGTGGCGATGGTGATCGTGGAGACGGAAGAGAAGCGTGTCTCTCTGGTATGGCAAAGCACGCTGCGAGTCCCCGCCCCAGATGCGGACTATCTCGACGAAACAGAGATCGTCGAAGAAGGGGCTGCTGCATGA
- a CDS encoding dimethylarginine dimethylaminohydrolase family protein — protein MTKRVFVASEFAPLRTVVVARSQLRLSDAGVMSQEQSEARLAVLPESERELARRLIGKDHAEAMPERQKAWEGERLALRAVLEKHGVRVLLPSLLTDAQKEAGGKYGYSNSFVRDPWFTVGDVVVEGSLRSLHRRREVLPCRSLFEEEVYPADCSYVAVPQPDAAPIDAQGAQVGPFLEGGDTLVLGKHVFVGNSGKASSEAGAAFLLKLLASRGYTVESVRLKPNFLHLDCALGLVRQGLLVACREALLDGLPAVLRDWECIEVTEDEATRLGTNGLPISPDVYVTDPIFRRIGDAIARHGVKVEYVDFTISRSFGGAFRCTTQPLWRE, from the coding sequence ATGACGAAACGAGTCTTCGTAGCCAGCGAGTTCGCGCCCTTGCGCACCGTGGTGGTGGCACGCAGCCAGCTTCGCCTGTCGGACGCGGGCGTCATGTCCCAGGAGCAGTCCGAGGCGAGGCTGGCCGTCCTTCCTGAGTCCGAGCGCGAGCTCGCGCGCCGCTTGATTGGGAAGGACCACGCGGAGGCCATGCCCGAGCGGCAGAAGGCCTGGGAGGGCGAGCGGCTCGCCCTGCGGGCGGTCCTGGAGAAGCACGGCGTGCGAGTGCTGCTGCCGTCGCTGCTGACGGACGCGCAGAAGGAGGCCGGAGGGAAGTACGGCTACAGCAACTCCTTCGTGAGAGACCCCTGGTTCACGGTGGGCGACGTCGTGGTCGAGGGAAGCCTGCGGAGCCTGCACCGCCGCCGGGAGGTGCTCCCCTGCCGGAGCCTGTTCGAAGAGGAGGTCTACCCGGCGGACTGCTCCTACGTGGCCGTGCCCCAGCCCGACGCCGCGCCCATCGACGCGCAGGGGGCCCAGGTCGGCCCGTTCCTGGAGGGCGGCGACACACTGGTGCTGGGCAAGCACGTGTTCGTGGGCAACTCGGGGAAGGCGTCGTCGGAGGCGGGAGCGGCCTTCCTGCTCAAACTGCTGGCCTCCCGGGGCTACACCGTGGAGTCCGTGCGGCTCAAGCCGAACTTCCTCCACCTCGACTGTGCGCTGGGGCTGGTGCGCCAGGGGCTCCTGGTCGCGTGCCGGGAGGCGCTCCTCGATGGGCTCCCCGCCGTCCTGCGCGACTGGGAATGCATCGAGGTCACCGAGGACGAGGCCACGCGGCTCGGGACCAACGGCCTGCCGATATCTCCCGACGTCTATGTCACCGACCCCATCTTCCGGCGCATCGGTGACGCCATCGCCCGGCACGGGGTGAAGGTCGAGTATGTCGACTTCACCATCTCCCGGTCCTTTGGTGGCGCGTTCCGCTGCACCACCCAGCCACTGTGGCGGGAGTAG